DNA from Aggregatimonas sangjinii:
ATCGTGAATCACATGTATGATCGGTTTCCCCTGAAAGAATTTTTCACTGATTACCCGATATTTCTTTTGGTAAAGTTTCAGTTCATTTTTTTCAATGGTTTTTTGGTAGACTTTACCCTCCAGTCTTGCTATCAATTGCAAAGGCTTTCCTCTTAACAAGACTCGCCCCTGATTGATGATGGCCATATTGGTACAGAGCTCCTTTACATCATCAACAATATGGGTGGAGAGAATTACGACCGTGTTTTCACCCAACTCACTCAATAAATTATAGAAACGATTCCGCTCTGCCGGATCTAAGCCTGCGGTTGGTTCATCTACAATAAGCAGCTTTGGATTGTTCAATAAAGCTTGGGCGATGCCGAAACGTTGTTTCATACCGCCAGAGAACCCCCCTAGATTCTGTTTTCTGACGTCATATAAATTAGTTTTGTACAAGAGCGCTTTAACGATTTCTTGTCGTTCTTTCTTATCGGTAATTCCTTTGAGCACCGCCAAGTGATTTAGCAATACTTCACTAGAGATTTTGGGGTATAACCCGAACTCCTGTGGCAAGTACCCCAGCACATTTCTAACTTCGTTTTTTTGGGTCAATACATTAAGGTTACCAAGCGAGATAACCCCTTCATCGGGGTCTTGGAGTGTTGCCAAAGTTCTCATTAACGTAGATTTCCCGGCACCGTTCGGGCCGAGCAAACCGAACATCCCCTTTGGGACATCCAATGAAATATTGTTTAGGGCTTTAATCCCGTTTGCATAGGTTTTTGTAAGGTTGGAAATACTAAGCGTATTCATTTAAAGAATATTTTGAGCAAACCTGATGTTATATTCGAAGTATTCGAAATAATTGTGATGACACGATTCACAAGGGGTTTGTAAAGCAGTCTTGGCGTTATGAGATGCTTTTGTCACCGCCCATGAACACTTCGTCCTCCTTTGGCATCTGTTTGTCAACTTATTTGTCAGGCGGACTTTCTTTCCCTAATATTGAACATGGATTTCCAGTTCTGGAAGAGCAACAAACGATTAAAAAAATGGGTGCTCCGTGTCTTTCTCGTCGGAACGGCCCTGCTCATCGTTATTTTTAATGATGCTTTTGGCGACAACGAGCCGTTCCAAATCTTTGCCGTATTCTATTTTCTACTTCTTATTTTTCTGTTCATTCGTTGGACTTTCAAACAGCTAAAAACGATCATCAAACTCAAAAACGAAAAGGCCAAAACCGAATTGCAGCATCTCAAAAGTCAAGTCAATCCACATTTCTTTTTCAATACGCTGAACAATCTCTACGGACTAGTTGGAAAGGACCCTGATAAGGCGCAAAACCTGATTTTAAAACTTTCCGATATGATGCGTTACAGTATTTATGAAGGGGAACGCGAATTTGTGACGATAGAAGAGGAAGTGGCCTATCTCAAAAACTATATTGAATTGCATAGAATGAGATACCATAAGACGATTGACATTCGGCTTGAAGAGGACATTAAAAAGCAAGGTTTCCTTATTATGCCGTTACTGTTTATCTTGCTTCTAGAGAACGCCTTTAAACACGGTGTTGAAAATTTAAGGGAAAATGCATTTGTTCATATAGGATTGGTGGTGAACGAAAAAGAAGTTCAGTTTACAGTGAGGAACAATTTTGATGCTTCAGAGGTGTCCGTAGCATCGGGAATCGGATTAAAAAATCTTAAGCGAAGATTGGAATTGGCCTATCCCGATAACCATTCCTTGGCCATTAAAAGTAAAGAGGGAGTTTATACGGCCCAATTATCCCTAAAGCGACAATGATGCGATATCTTATTATTGACGACGAGCATATGGCCCATGACATTATCAAGGGGTATTGCGACCTCTTGCCCAATATGCAGCTGCTGAGAAATTGCTATGATGCTTTAGAAGCTTTTGAATATTTGACTACGCATCAGGTAGATCTTATTTTTCTCGACCTCAACATGCCCAAATTGAAAGGTTTCGACTTTCTGAAAACACTATCGAACCCACCTAAAGTGATTGTGACCACGGCTTACCAAGAACATGCGCTGGAAGGTTACGAACTTGCTATAGTGGACTACTTGCTTAAACCATTTGGTTTTGAACGTTTTCTGAAAGCGATCAATAAGGCCGCTGGTTCAACGGCCAATTTACCAGCGGTGAATTCAAAGGAAGATTGGACATCAACTAAAACGATTTTCCTTCGGGAAAATAAAAAATACGTTCAGGTTGCTCTGGAGACCATATACTATATAGAAGCCGCAGGAAACTATACTAAAATCCTAAGCACTGAAGGCAGTATTACAGTTCGGGAGAAGTTTTCCGATGTTTTGGCTTCATTGGAAACAGAGGGAATCCTTCAAGTTCACAAATCCTTTGCCGTTGCTACCAAACACATTAAAAGTATTGAGGGCAATCGAATTCATATTGCCAATACTACGATACCCATAGGAAAGATGTATAAAATGAACGTTACTCGGCTAATGGGTGGTTAAAGCCTAGGTGAAATAACCTTCTTATCTAAAAATGGCTTACTTCGCCATCAACCCCTCGATCTCCTCTACCTCAATCGGAATATTCTTCATTAAATTGAACGGCTCGCCACTTTCCTGAATGACCACATCATCCTCTAGCCGAACACCCATTTTTTCCTCCGGAATGTAGATGCCCGGTTCTACGGTAAAGACCATATTGGCCTTCATAGGGGTTTTTAGTTCGCCGTAGTCATGTGTATTCAGACCGATATGATGGCTGGTACCGTGCATAAAGTATTGTTTGTAGGCCGGCCAATCGGGATCCTCGTTTTGTACGTCGGCCTTGTCCAACAAACCGAGCCCCAACAGTTCGGATGTC
Protein-coding regions in this window:
- a CDS encoding LytR/AlgR family response regulator transcription factor gives rise to the protein MMRYLIIDDEHMAHDIIKGYCDLLPNMQLLRNCYDALEAFEYLTTHQVDLIFLDLNMPKLKGFDFLKTLSNPPKVIVTTAYQEHALEGYELAIVDYLLKPFGFERFLKAINKAAGSTANLPAVNSKEDWTSTKTIFLRENKKYVQVALETIYYIEAAGNYTKILSTEGSITVREKFSDVLASLETEGILQVHKSFAVATKHIKSIEGNRIHIANTTIPIGKMYKMNVTRLMGG
- a CDS encoding ABC transporter ATP-binding protein, whose protein sequence is MNTLSISNLTKTYANGIKALNNISLDVPKGMFGLLGPNGAGKSTLMRTLATLQDPDEGVISLGNLNVLTQKNEVRNVLGYLPQEFGLYPKISSEVLLNHLAVLKGITDKKERQEIVKALLYKTNLYDVRKQNLGGFSGGMKQRFGIAQALLNNPKLLIVDEPTAGLDPAERNRFYNLLSELGENTVVILSTHIVDDVKELCTNMAIINQGRVLLRGKPLQLIARLEGKVYQKTIEKNELKLYQKKYRVISEKFFQGKPIIHVIHDKHPENGFVPVKADLEHVYFSQIYGQEASILKS
- a CDS encoding sensor histidine kinase, producing MDFQFWKSNKRLKKWVLRVFLVGTALLIVIFNDAFGDNEPFQIFAVFYFLLLIFLFIRWTFKQLKTIIKLKNEKAKTELQHLKSQVNPHFFFNTLNNLYGLVGKDPDKAQNLILKLSDMMRYSIYEGEREFVTIEEEVAYLKNYIELHRMRYHKTIDIRLEEDIKKQGFLIMPLLFILLLENAFKHGVENLRENAFVHIGLVVNEKEVQFTVRNNFDASEVSVASGIGLKNLKRRLELAYPDNHSLAIKSKEGVYTAQLSLKRQ